Proteins encoded together in one Cicer arietinum cultivar CDC Frontier isolate Library 1 chromosome 4, Cicar.CDCFrontier_v2.0, whole genome shotgun sequence window:
- the ARF10 gene encoding auxin response factor 18, protein MNTLMDSRENNNSESVERYLDPQLWHACAGGMVQMPTINSKVYYFPQGHAEHACGHVNFRNCPKVPPLIPCKVVSIKYMADLESDEVYAKLKLVPLSGCGNDDAFDYENDSVVAGGISNGSDNQDKVLSFAKTLTQSDANNGGGFSVPRYCAETIFPRLDYAADPPLQNILAKDVHGETWKFRHIYRGTPRRHLLTTGWSTFVNHKKLLAGDSIVFLRAENGDLCVGIRRAKKGIGGGHEDPSGWNPAGENYPFPWFTQNENKMMRNINNNNSNGLNSSANMTGRTKVRPESVLEAVTLAANKQPFEVVYYPRASTPEFCVKAPLVEAAMQIRWCSGIRFKMAFETEDSSRISWFMGIVSAVQFVDPLLWPNSPWRLLQVKWDEPDLLQNVRRVNPWLVELVANIPSINLSPFSQPRKKLRLSQHPDFPLDGQISMPPTFPSNLLDPNNLFGRLPESTPAGMQGARHAHYGRPISDFHLSKVQSGLFSAGFLPFDHAATPHSVSNNLMLQKSSVSENVSCLLSMASSNQSSTKFNDEKKPQLVLFGQKILTEQQISLSTSGDTDTVSPVLTRNHLPDGNAEKMSNISQSYQWYKDNRRETEASLETDHCKVFMESEDVGRTIDLSSLGSYDELYRKLADMFGIEKHEKVNRVLYRDISGAVKHIGDEPFSNFTRTARRLTIRMDSSSHNGAK, encoded by the exons atgaatacattAATGGATTCAAGGGAAAATAACAACTCAGAATCAGTGGAAAGGTATTTAGATCCTCAACTATGGCATGCTTGTGCAGGTGGAATGGTTCAAATGCCAACAATTAACAGTAAAGTCTATTACTTTCCTCAAGGTCATGCTGAACATGCATGTGGACATGTTAATTTCAGAAATTGTCCAAAGGTTCCACCTTTGATTCCATGCAAAGTTGTTTCTATCAAGTATATGGCTGATCTTGAATCAGATGAGGTTTATGCTAAGCTTAAGCTTGTTCCTTTGAGTGGATGtggaaatgatgatgctttTGATTATGAAAATGATAGTGTTGTTGCTGGAGGGATTAGTAATGGTTCTGATAATCAAGATAAGGTTCTTTCATTTGCaaagactttgactcaatctGATGCTAACAATGGTGGAGGGTTTTCTGTTCCTAGGTATTGTGCCGAGACGATTTTCCCTCGTTTGGACTATGCAGCCGACCCGCCTCTCCAGAACATTTTGGCGAAAGATGTTCATGGAGAGACGTGGAAATTTAGGCATATTTATAGGGGGACGCCGAGACGGCATCTTTTGACTACTGGTTGGAGTACTTTTGTTAATCATAAGAAGCTTCTTGCTGGCGACTCCATTGTTTTTTTGAGAGCGGAAAATGGTGATCTTTGTGTTGGGATTCGACGAGCGAAGAAGGGTATAGGTGGTGGACATGAGGATCCATCAGGGTGGAATCCTGCAGGAGAAAATTATCCTTTTCCTTGGTTTACACAGAATGAGAATAAAATGATGAGAAACATTAACAATAACAATAGCAATGGTTTGAACTCAAGTGCGAATATGACCGGGAGGACGAAAGTTAGGCCAGAATCGGTTCTTGAAGCTGTAACTCTAGCTGCTAATAAGCAACCTTTTGAGGTTGTTTATTACCCTCGCGCAAGCACGCCTGAGTTTTGTGTAAAAGCACCCTTAGTAGAAGCGGCAATGCAGATTAGATGGTGTTCCGGAATAAGATTCAAGATGGCCTTCGAAACCGAGGACTCATCTCGAATAAGTTGGTTTATGGGAATTGTTTCTGCAGTTCAGTTTGTTGATCCACTTCTTTGGCCTAATTCACCTTGGAGGCTTCTCCAG GTTAAATGGGATGAACCAGATTTACTACAAAATGTGCGAAGGGTGAATCCATGGTTGGTTGAATTAGTAGCAAATATTCCTTCCATAAACCTTTCACCTTTCTCACAGCCAAGGAAGAAATTGAGATTGTCACAGCATCCCGATTTCCCCCTCGACGGCCAGATTTCGATGCCACCAACATTTCCTAGTAACCTTCTAGATCCTAACAACCTATTCGGCCGTCTACCCGAAAGTACACCTGCTGGCATGCAGGGAGCCAGGCATGCTCATTATGGTCGTCCGATATCGGATTTCCACCTCAGTAAAGTTCAGTCAGGTCTATTTTCTGCTGGTTTCCTGCCTTTTGATCATGCTGCTACACCGCATAGTGTCTCTAATAACCTAATGTTGCAAAAGTCGAGCGTGAGTGAGAATGTCTCTTGTTTATTATCTATGGCAAGTTCTAACCAGTCTTCGACAAAATTTAACGATGAAAAGAAACCTCAGCTTGTGCTTTTCGGCCAGAAAATTCTCACCGAGCAACAGATCTCTCTAAGCACCTCTGGCGATACCGATACAGTCTCACCGGTTCTTACTCGAAATCATTTACCAGATGGAAATGCTGAAAAAATGAGTAATATTTCTCAGAGTTACCAATGGTACAAAGATAACCGGCGAGAAACCGAGGCGAGTTTGGAGACTGATCACTGTAAAGTTTTTATGGAATCGGAAGATGTAGGTCGGACAATCGACCTCTCTTCGCTCGGATCTTATGATGAGCTATACAGAAAACTGGCAGACATGTTTGGTATAGAAAAACATGAGAAGGTAAATCGCGTGCTCTATCGCGATATATCAGGAGCGGTGAAACACATTGGAGATGAACCATTCAG TAACTTCACGAGAACGGCGAGGAGGTTGACGATTCGAATGGATTCTAGTAGCCACAATGGTGCCAAATAA
- the LOC140919986 gene encoding uncharacterized protein: MDPSIKVKVIIAQIQALHNYTISYRKTWLGKNKAIEQIYGNWEESYNQLLRWLLVMQTFAPGTIIKMETISAYNEHGLINKMTIFHRLFWAYVPCISAFKFCKPIVQVDETWLYGKYKGTLLVAVAQDGNNNIIPIAYALVKDRHESIKSAYNNLNNWWQHPPSKHVFCVRHISQNFTRKLKDNALKNKVISIGYSSMSLHIDIIAEKLHRKLRSFEMVRQYTATRLDSSI, encoded by the exons ATGGAcccttcaatcaaagtgaagGTCATTATTGCTCAGATTCAGGCTTTGCATAACTACACAATTAGTTATAGAAAGACTTGGTTGGGAAAAAATAAGGCAATCGAACAAATTTATGGCAATTGGGAagagtcttacaatcaactTCTACGATGGTTATTAGTTATGCAAACGTTTGCTCCAGGAACCATTATTAAAATGGAAACAATCTCAGCTTATAATGAACATGGTTTGATAAATAAGATGACAATCtttcatagactattttgggCTTACGTTCCATGCATATCGGCAtttaaattttgcaaaccaATTGTACAAGTTGATGAAACTTGGTTATACGGTAAGTATAAGGGAACTCTATTGGTAGCAGTTGCACAGGATGGGAACAACAATATCATTCCCATTGCTTATGCTCTTGTGAAAG atagacacgaatCTATCAAAAGTGCTTACAATAATCTGAATAATTGGTGGCAACATCCTCCATCAAAGCATGTGTTTTGCGTCcgacatatttcacaaaattttacaAGGAAACTTAAGGATAATGCTTTGAAGAACAAGGTTATTTCTATag GTTACTCATCAATGAGTCTACATATCGATATTATCGCAGAGAAATTGCATCGTAAACTCAGaagctttgaaatggttagacaatATACCGCTACGAGATTGGATTCAAGCATTTGA
- the LOC140919987 gene encoding uncharacterized protein, producing the protein MAKQHASILASGQVYTEKCTTFMKSEIRKSNSHRVDSFDRSNHTFMVHETVVPKEGRPIGHFSVNLPNKWCDCGKYQAKHMPCSHVIAACSSIKYDYWSLISDVYKVETVLKVYSEAFQPIPNEGYWLQYEGVKVCHNPLMRRVNKGRSKTKRITIEMDTTDRVPRKCGLCRISGHTKKYCPNAAGTSTQN; encoded by the coding sequence ATGGCAAAACAACAcgcatcaattttagcttctggtcAGGTATACACAGAAAAATGCACGACTTTTATGAAATCGGAAATACGTAAATCAAATAGTCATAGAGTCGATAGTTTTGATCGAagcaaccatactttcatggtCCACGAGACAGTAGTTCCAAAAGAAGGGCGACCAATAGGTCATTTCAGTGTAAATCTTCCTAACAAGTGGTGCGATTGTGGaaaatatcaagctaaacatatgcctTGTTCACATGTGATAGCAGCATGTTCTAGCATCAAATATGATTATTGGAGCCTTATATCTGATGTGTACAAGGTGGAAACAGTACTTAAAGTCTACAGTGAAGCGTTCCAACCGATACCAAACGAAGGATATTGGCTAcaatatgaaggtgttaaggtgtgtcacaatccactaatgcgGAGAGTCAATAAAGGTCGCTCAAAGACCAAGCGCATTACAATAGAAATGGACACTACGGATAGAGTCCCAAGAAAGTGCGGATTATGTCGGATATCTGGTCATACTAAGAAATATTGTCCAAACGCAGctggcacatctactcaaaattga